One genomic region from Saprospiraceae bacterium encodes:
- a CDS encoding DUF697 domain-containing protein, which produces MDNNSKDNKTELAQEIVKTHLMLAVGGGLIPIPFVDFAAVTGIQINMIRSLSKLYGVDFNEQMGKSLVTSLVGTSIARLAASAVKTIPIIGSILGSASMSILSGASTYAVGQVFIQHFGKGGSLSDFDAEKAKQQYKQEFEKGKEFSVRVDKDQKSSSNQSKEEIFSALEKLKALKEKGILSEEEYQAQKEKLLSRI; this is translated from the coding sequence ATGGATAATAACTCTAAAGATAATAAAACAGAACTTGCTCAAGAGATCGTAAAGACCCATCTTATGCTTGCTGTTGGTGGTGGTCTTATCCCTATCCCTTTTGTCGACTTTGCAGCTGTGACTGGTATTCAAATTAATATGATCAGATCTCTATCAAAGTTATATGGAGTGGATTTTAATGAACAAATGGGTAAAAGCCTGGTGACTTCACTGGTAGGCACCTCTATAGCCAGACTCGCCGCCAGTGCTGTCAAAACCATACCCATCATCGGATCTATATTAGGGAGTGCATCCATGTCTATACTATCAGGAGCCAGTACCTATGCTGTAGGGCAGGTTTTTATTCAGCATTTTGGCAAAGGGGGCAGCCTAAGTGATTTTGATGCTGAAAAAGCAAAACAACAATACAAGCAGGAGTTTGAAAAAGGCAAAGAATTTAGTGTGAGGGTTGATAAAGATCAAAAGTCCAGCTCCAACCAATCCAAAGAAGAGATTTTTTCTGCTTTAGAAAAACTTAAGGCACTTAAAGAGAAAGGGATTCTTTCGGAAGAAGAGTACCAGGCCCAAAAAGAGAAATTACTTAGTCGTATTTGA
- the queE gene encoding 7-carboxy-7-deazaguanine synthase produces MYALKEIFYTLQGEGHHTGRPAIFLRFAGCNLWSGHEKHRLTAVCKFCDTDFVGVDGEGGGKYNTEELIIKIKSLWQDQSTQPFLVCTGGEPAMQMDQLLVDKLHDAGCYISIETNGTLPLPEGLDWITVSPKSSAELVILQGHELKLVYPQNDALPSKFEHLKFQRFSIQPMDGPDSQYNTKISVEYCLAHPQWSLSLQTHKILDIP; encoded by the coding sequence ATGTACGCACTTAAAGAAATTTTTTACACGCTTCAAGGCGAAGGTCATCATACCGGAAGACCAGCTATTTTTTTACGGTTTGCCGGATGTAATCTTTGGTCAGGGCATGAAAAACATCGTCTGACTGCTGTATGCAAATTTTGTGATACAGATTTTGTGGGAGTGGATGGTGAAGGAGGAGGAAAGTATAACACCGAAGAACTAATCATCAAAATAAAATCTCTATGGCAAGATCAAAGCACCCAACCCTTTTTGGTATGTACTGGTGGTGAGCCTGCTATGCAGATGGATCAGCTCCTCGTCGACAAATTGCACGATGCCGGATGTTATATATCGATTGAAACCAATGGTACGCTCCCATTGCCTGAAGGTCTGGATTGGATCACCGTCAGCCCTAAATCAAGTGCAGAATTGGTCATCCTGCAGGGTCATGAACTCAAGTTAGTCTACCCTCAAAATGATGCGTTACCTTCAAAATTTGAGCATTTAAAATTCCAACGATTTAGCATACAGCCGATGGATGGCCCTGATAGCCAATACAATACAAAAATTTCTGTAGAATATTGTTTGGCTCATCCCCAGTGGAGCCTAAGCTTACAAACTCATAAGATTCTTGACATTCCCTGA
- a CDS encoding RidA family protein gives MSTRKNISSGAKWEDIIGYSRAVRVGNIIEVSGTTAMKEGVLQGQGDIYVQTKTCIQIIQAALEQAGASIDDVVRTRMYVTDISLWEEVGRAHGEFFSTIKPATSMIEVAALIDADILIEIEATAVVS, from the coding sequence ATGTCAACCAGGAAAAATATATCCTCCGGAGCAAAATGGGAAGATATAATAGGTTATAGTCGAGCTGTAAGAGTTGGTAATATTATTGAAGTTTCTGGTACCACTGCTATGAAAGAAGGTGTGCTACAGGGCCAGGGCGATATATATGTACAAACCAAAACTTGCATCCAGATCATTCAGGCTGCATTAGAGCAAGCTGGTGCTTCCATCGATGATGTCGTCCGTACCCGTATGTATGTGACTGATATTTCACTATGGGAAGAAGTTGGCAGGGCACACGGAGAATTTTTTAGTACTATTAAACCTGCGACGAGCATGATAGAGGTAGCTGCATTGATAGATGCTGATATCTTGATTGAGATAGAAGCTACTGCTGTGGTATCCTGA
- a CDS encoding TlpA family protein disulfide reductase, which produces MKRYYTLISILVCLPMLTYSQLTTVKEGYKVEKPKFSPPVEDMANSFMEKPAPGFQANDLNQISRTISNYYGKSLVIFFWSSESEICKEYIPYINELNRECDGLKSELLSFGDESRSQIQAFSKDQNIEFTVVPNGAFLGEAIYGEELGTPRFFIADRKGIIRAVIPEEAASVPVKTIAHIKMLLTDLKSNN; this is translated from the coding sequence ATGAAACGATATTATACGCTGATATCCATCTTAGTATGTTTGCCAATGCTGACTTATAGCCAACTCACGACCGTAAAGGAAGGGTATAAAGTTGAAAAACCAAAGTTTTCTCCACCAGTGGAAGACATGGCAAATTCGTTTATGGAAAAACCGGCACCTGGTTTCCAGGCAAATGATTTGAATCAAATCAGTCGAACGATCAGCAATTATTATGGCAAGTCCCTGGTGATCTTTTTCTGGAGTAGTGAGAGTGAAATCTGCAAAGAATATATACCCTATATCAACGAATTGAACAGAGAGTGCGATGGATTAAAGTCAGAGTTACTAAGTTTTGGAGACGAATCACGATCGCAAATTCAAGCTTTTTCTAAGGATCAAAACATTGAGTTCACTGTGGTGCCCAATGGAGCATTTTTAGGGGAAGCTATTTATGGTGAAGAGTTGGGTACGCCACGATTTTTTATTGCGGATAGAAAAGGCATCATTAGAGCGGTCATACCTGAGGAAGCGGCTTCAGTGCCTGTGAAAACAATCGCACACATTAAAATGTTACTCACAGATTTAAAATCAAATAATTAA
- a CDS encoding HAD-IIIA family hydrolase, with protein sequence MKKKEVVWTLFLDRDGVINKRLPDDYVKVWHEFEFLPKTLKALNLLRPLVKYIFVVTNQQGISKGLMNLEDLSFIHKHLKKVTRKNKSSIDEIYFCPDLAEDDPPCRKPNIGMGLQAKSDFPDLDFKYSIMVGDSPSDIEFGKKLQMKTVFIDEKMADIQTEADYTCHDLMEFYRIFVLDFTGKFKS encoded by the coding sequence ATGAAAAAGAAAGAAGTAGTGTGGACCTTGTTTCTGGACAGGGATGGTGTCATCAACAAAAGATTGCCTGATGATTATGTCAAAGTCTGGCACGAATTTGAGTTTTTGCCAAAAACACTTAAAGCGCTAAATCTTTTACGGCCCCTGGTAAAATATATTTTTGTGGTGACCAATCAGCAAGGTATCAGTAAAGGCCTCATGAATTTGGAAGATTTATCCTTTATTCATAAACATTTAAAAAAGGTGACCAGAAAAAACAAGTCTTCTATCGATGAGATCTACTTCTGTCCCGACCTGGCAGAGGACGATCCTCCGTGTAGAAAACCCAATATCGGGATGGGTTTACAAGCTAAAAGTGATTTTCCAGACCTTGATTTTAAGTATTCTATAATGGTTGGGGATTCTCCCTCAGATATCGAATTTGGCAAAAAACTTCAAATGAAGACCGTTTTTATTGACGAAAAAATGGCTGACATCCAAACCGAGGCAGATTATACTTGCCATGATTTGATGGAGTTTTACCGTATTTTTGTACTAGATTTTACAGGAAAATTCAAAAGCTAA
- a CDS encoding nucleotidyltransferase family protein → MKTAIVLAGGLGTRLHTITKDLIPKPMVLVQKRPFLYWILKYLKTQDIQKVILAVSHHAHTIVDHFGYDYDDLCLDYSIEKSPLGTGGAIWQAWQLVKEDSVTIINGDTYFPIDLVCMTNHHMDAANDVTIGIKMMKNFDRYGAASIDQRNIIHAFGEKKWKAQGYINGGIYMMNRSVLSGFKIGQPFSLEREIFEKKASHLQIGGYKSRRTFIDIGIPEDYHRIQTLSLK, encoded by the coding sequence TTGAAAACAGCAATCGTCCTGGCAGGAGGCTTGGGTACCAGGCTGCATACCATCACTAAAGATCTTATTCCGAAACCTATGGTCCTGGTCCAAAAACGACCATTTTTGTATTGGATATTGAAGTATCTTAAAACACAAGACATCCAAAAAGTCATCCTTGCAGTTTCACATCATGCTCATACTATTGTAGATCATTTTGGTTATGACTATGATGATCTTTGCCTGGATTACTCTATTGAAAAATCTCCACTTGGTACTGGTGGCGCCATCTGGCAAGCCTGGCAACTGGTCAAAGAAGATTCAGTGACCATCATCAATGGTGATACGTATTTCCCAATTGATCTGGTCTGCATGACCAATCACCATATGGATGCTGCAAATGATGTCACGATCGGCATCAAAATGATGAAAAATTTTGACCGGTATGGCGCGGCATCCATAGACCAAAGGAATATTATACATGCATTTGGCGAGAAAAAATGGAAAGCTCAAGGATATATCAATGGTGGAATATACATGATGAATAGATCCGTCTTATCAGGTTTTAAAATCGGCCAACCATTTTCTCTTGAGCGGGAGATATTCGAAAAAAAAGCAAGTCATCTGCAAATCGGAGGTTATAAGTCAAGAAGAACTTTTATCGACATAGGCATTCCGGAAGATTATCACCGTATTCAAACTTTGAGTTTAAAATGA
- a CDS encoding D-sedoheptulose 7-phosphate isomerase translates to MFESKIKEVLKASIGVKLLVLNDPHIILNVNRAATICIEAFRNKNKVLFCGNGGSAADAQHLAAEFSGRFYKDRPPLPSEALHVNTSYLTAVGNDYGFDQVYSRLIKGSGATGDILFGLSTSGNSINIIKAFEAAKALGMTCVALTGETGGNIAALADILINVPSKDTPRIQECHITLGHIICEIVETALFP, encoded by the coding sequence ATGTTTGAGTCAAAAATAAAAGAAGTCCTCAAGGCTAGCATTGGCGTCAAACTACTTGTTTTAAATGACCCTCATATCATATTAAACGTAAATCGCGCCGCTACCATCTGTATCGAAGCTTTTCGCAATAAAAACAAAGTGCTTTTTTGTGGCAATGGGGGTAGTGCAGCCGATGCGCAGCATTTAGCAGCTGAGTTTTCGGGAAGGTTTTACAAAGACCGTCCCCCTTTACCATCTGAAGCACTGCATGTCAATACTTCATACCTAACAGCAGTAGGAAATGATTATGGATTTGATCAAGTCTATTCGAGGCTGATCAAAGGAAGTGGTGCAACAGGTGATATTCTTTTCGGATTGAGCACTTCTGGAAACTCGATCAATATTATCAAAGCCTTTGAAGCTGCCAAAGCCTTGGGAATGACCTGTGTGGCACTCACCGGAGAGACCGGGGGCAACATCGCCGCTCTTGCTGATATACTCATCAATGTACCTTCGAAAGACACCCCTAGAATTCAAGAGTGTCATATTACTCTGGGCCATATTATCTGTGAAATCGTAGAAACCGCGCTTTTCCCTTGA
- a CDS encoding dehydrogenase has protein sequence MIIRARAPLRIGLAGGGTDVSPYADIYGGAILNATISIYAHATITPNTSEKIKFESLDLDESMTHRKTKYIKIDGTLDLIKGCHNRIFANHKGKLPAYSMSTHVDVPKGSGLGASSTVTVAMVGAFKEWLKLPLGDYDIARTAYDIERTDLKIAGGRQDQYAATFGGFNFMEFYADEKVIVNPLRIRPEYYQELELNLLIYYTGTSRLSSTIIEKQASNFTGKKEQSLDAAHKLKEQAILMKEALLTGRLKDIGEILDYGWQQKKKTAVGITNPLIDEIYELALKNGATGGKISGAGGGGFLMLYAPNNSRYKVIKALEPMGGVFKPFNFVQQGMTSWIVK, from the coding sequence ATGATTATTAGAGCCAGAGCACCATTGAGGATAGGCCTTGCAGGGGGAGGCACTGATGTATCACCTTATGCAGATATTTATGGAGGAGCGATACTCAACGCTACCATCAGTATTTATGCTCATGCCACTATCACACCTAATACCTCAGAAAAAATCAAATTTGAATCCCTGGACCTGGATGAGTCTATGACCCATCGTAAAACTAAATATATTAAGATAGATGGCACTCTGGATTTAATAAAAGGATGCCACAATAGAATCTTTGCAAATCATAAGGGAAAGTTGCCGGCTTATAGTATGAGTACCCATGTAGATGTGCCTAAAGGATCCGGGTTAGGCGCTTCTTCTACGGTAACCGTAGCCATGGTTGGGGCTTTTAAGGAATGGCTAAAACTGCCACTGGGAGATTATGATATAGCCAGGACTGCTTATGATATTGAACGAACCGATCTGAAAATCGCCGGAGGGAGACAAGATCAATATGCAGCCACCTTCGGTGGTTTCAACTTTATGGAGTTCTATGCTGACGAAAAGGTGATCGTAAATCCATTACGAATTCGCCCTGAATATTACCAGGAGTTAGAGTTAAATCTGCTCATTTATTATACAGGTACTTCACGACTTTCTTCTACCATCATCGAAAAACAAGCCTCCAATTTTACAGGCAAAAAAGAGCAATCGCTGGATGCAGCTCATAAACTGAAAGAACAGGCGATACTCATGAAAGAGGCTTTGCTCACAGGTCGGCTAAAAGATATTGGAGAAATACTGGACTACGGTTGGCAGCAAAAGAAAAAGACTGCAGTCGGAATAACCAATCCTTTGATAGACGAGATCTATGAATTGGCACTCAAAAATGGGGCTACCGGTGGCAAAATATCAGGAGCAGGTGGTGGTGGTTTTTTGATGCTTTATGCTCCAAACAATAGTCGATATAAGGTAATCAAAGCATTGGAACCTATGGGTGGTGTATTTAAACCCTTTAATTTCGTACAACAAGGCATGACTTCATGGATAGTAAAATAA
- a CDS encoding glycosyltransferase → MMKTIVILGTAFPFRGGLAAFNERLAEEFIKMGHTVHIVTFSVQYPTLLFPGKSQMSDDPAPDLDIKRWVHSFNPFNWIIASRKIKSLKPDLIVCKYWLPVMGPCLGTVIRWSRLPNTSTVCILDNVIPHEKRPGDQLFTRYFLGSIDRFIFMSHQVGADLLHFETHKRAVFIPHPIYDNYGDAVPKSTAIQYLKLDPTYRYILFFGFIRDYKGLDLFFAAISLLKDQKDVKFIVAGEYYVDSAPYDKLRENLGINDQLILHTHFIKNEDVKYYFSASDLIVQPYKSATQSGIAQIAIHFLKPAVVTKVGGLHEIISDGHTGYVAEPNSVAIASAITTFLAHPEPESFEHNLEVVRKQYAWSHMANAALGAGQKDE, encoded by the coding sequence ATGATGAAAACCATCGTGATCCTCGGCACTGCCTTTCCTTTTAGAGGAGGGTTGGCAGCTTTTAACGAAAGGTTGGCTGAGGAATTTATTAAAATGGGCCATACAGTACATATTGTTACTTTTTCAGTTCAATATCCTACGTTATTATTTCCAGGTAAATCACAAATGAGTGATGATCCCGCCCCTGATCTTGATATCAAACGCTGGGTACATTCTTTTAATCCGTTCAATTGGATCATTGCAAGTCGTAAGATAAAAAGTCTAAAACCTGATCTTATCGTTTGCAAATATTGGCTACCTGTCATGGGTCCATGTCTTGGGACGGTCATCAGGTGGTCAAGGCTGCCAAATACCTCAACGGTGTGTATCCTGGACAATGTTATTCCCCATGAAAAAAGACCCGGTGACCAATTATTTACCCGGTATTTTTTAGGAAGCATCGATCGATTTATTTTTATGTCGCACCAGGTAGGTGCGGACTTGCTTCACTTTGAAACCCATAAGCGTGCCGTTTTTATTCCGCATCCTATATATGATAATTACGGAGATGCTGTACCAAAATCAACTGCTATACAGTATCTTAAGCTAGACCCGACCTATCGATACATTTTATTCTTTGGTTTTATCCGGGATTACAAAGGTTTGGATCTTTTTTTCGCAGCTATTTCACTATTAAAAGATCAGAAAGATGTTAAGTTTATTGTAGCCGGTGAGTATTATGTCGATTCAGCACCTTATGATAAGCTCAGAGAAAACTTAGGAATCAATGATCAACTAATATTACATACTCATTTTATTAAAAACGAAGATGTAAAATATTATTTCTCCGCTTCGGACTTGATCGTCCAACCTTACAAATCGGCTACTCAAAGTGGCATTGCACAGATAGCTATCCATTTTCTCAAACCTGCCGTCGTGACCAAAGTTGGCGGTCTCCACGAAATCATCAGTGATGGACATACTGGTTATGTGGCAGAGCCTAATTCAGTGGCTATCGCTTCCGCTATCACAACTTTCCTGGCGCATCCAGAACCAGAGAGTTTTGAGCATAACCTGGAAGTTGTAAGAAAACAATATGCCTGGTCTCATATGGCCAATGCAGCATTAGGTGCCGGTCAGAAGGATGAATAG
- a CDS encoding glycosyltransferase, whose product MDLSIVIPLLNEAESLPELESWLRRVMIANNYQYELIFIDDGSTDQSWSVIEALSKENDHVRGIKFRRNYGKAAALNTGFEASEGSFVITMDADLQDSPDEIPDLIKVITEQKLDLVSGWKKKRFDNTFSKNIPSKLYNFATSKMSGIKLHDMNCGLKIYRKEVVKNITVDGEMHRYIPVIAKWAGFNKIGEKVVMHQARKYGQTKFGFERFINGFLDLATILFVGKFGKKPMHLFGSFGILIFFVGFFLLGYLTIGKLFFDFTSIANRPMFYLGILLLIVGIQLFMSGFIAELVTRNSHQKSSYQIEQRIR is encoded by the coding sequence ATAGATCTCTCGATTGTAATTCCACTGCTCAATGAAGCTGAATCCTTGCCAGAACTCGAATCCTGGCTGAGGAGGGTCATGATTGCCAACAACTATCAGTATGAATTGATTTTTATAGATGATGGCAGCACAGACCAGTCCTGGAGTGTCATAGAGGCTCTCTCTAAAGAAAATGACCATGTCAGGGGTATTAAATTCAGGAGAAATTATGGTAAAGCCGCTGCCCTTAATACTGGATTTGAAGCGAGCGAAGGCTCCTTTGTAATCACCATGGATGCTGACCTTCAGGACAGTCCGGATGAAATACCAGATTTGATCAAGGTGATCACGGAGCAAAAACTCGACTTGGTGTCCGGCTGGAAAAAAAAGCGTTTTGATAATACTTTCTCAAAAAACATACCGTCTAAGTTATACAATTTTGCCACCAGCAAAATGTCGGGGATCAAATTGCATGATATGAACTGCGGCTTGAAAATCTACCGTAAAGAAGTGGTTAAGAATATAACGGTTGATGGTGAAATGCATCGATACATACCCGTGATCGCCAAGTGGGCAGGATTCAATAAAATTGGAGAAAAAGTAGTCATGCATCAGGCCAGAAAATATGGCCAGACAAAATTTGGATTCGAAAGATTTATCAATGGCTTCCTCGATCTGGCCACCATCCTTTTTGTTGGAAAGTTTGGCAAAAAACCAATGCATCTTTTTGGCAGTTTTGGTATCTTGATTTTTTTTGTTGGTTTTTTTTTGTTGGGATATCTGACCATTGGCAAATTATTTTTTGATTTTACTTCTATCGCAAACAGACCCATGTTTTACCTCGGGATACTTTTGCTCATAGTAGGTATTCAACTTTTTATGTCAGGTTTTATCGCAGAGCTTGTCACCCGAAATTCGCATCAAAAGTCAAGCTATCAGATAGAACAACGAATAAGATGA
- a CDS encoding DUF4199 domain-containing protein produces the protein MNQTQLSPLIWKYGLTGGLVSSLVFLIFTITGLAKPGSNMAGMAMGFLNLAVLIALVVVAVRKHRDEMQEGFISLGQCMLLGMGIIMLSALIAGLVSLIYTQFIDPGYMDRIMAGMEEAWEAQGLDEDQIEKAKEMTSIMKSPMLSMAANLACYGIGGAIISLIVGLIMKNEKPEFS, from the coding sequence ATGAATCAAACACAACTTAGTCCTTTAATCTGGAAATATGGCCTCACTGGTGGTCTCGTCAGCAGCCTGGTATTTTTGATATTTACGATAACAGGCCTTGCCAAACCCGGTTCAAATATGGCTGGGATGGCGATGGGTTTTTTAAATCTGGCTGTTTTGATTGCTCTGGTGGTAGTAGCCGTAAGAAAGCACCGTGATGAAATGCAGGAGGGCTTTATCTCACTGGGGCAATGTATGCTTTTGGGCATGGGTATCATCATGTTATCTGCTCTTATAGCCGGGCTTGTTTCCCTGATTTATACTCAATTCATCGACCCTGGGTATATGGATCGCATCATGGCAGGAATGGAAGAAGCCTGGGAAGCACAGGGCCTGGATGAAGATCAAATAGAAAAGGCAAAAGAAATGACAAGCATTATGAAAAGCCCAATGTTATCCATGGCAGCCAATCTGGCTTGTTATGGCATTGGTGGTGCCATCATTTCACTCATTGTAGGCCTGATTATGAAGAATGAAAAACCGGAATTCAGCTGA
- a CDS encoding amidohydrolase family protein, translated as MDIVIEQATLLYPDHKYHGQKVTIRVVDGKIVSIDQKKINTPDKITGKNLFVSPGWVDIGAQSGEPGYEHRETLNTLSKAAAFGGYTTLAIFPNTKPALHSKSEIEFIKQKSRPLQTEIIPIGAISKNCQGKELAEMIDMHQTGAIAYSDGKHPVYDPGVIMRAMIYAKHFEGLIINHPNDENISGPGLMHEGAVSQRLGLKGIPSMAETIMLQRDLRLAQYSDCRYLAHLLSADESVSLIKQAKKSNDKIFSSVSYLNLVHTDDVLEQFDSIYKQSPPLRTEKDRKELIKGIQDGVLDIICSNHTPLEVEKKDLEFAYADAGTLGLQICFAALNTKNIISPEAWAYKAAFKTRQILNLTFPTMVKGSNADLTIFDTEHEWVYDQKDILSPTINSPFMGSSFKGKVLATISKNKAWLATN; from the coding sequence ATGGATATTGTCATAGAACAGGCTACTCTACTCTACCCGGATCATAAGTATCATGGCCAAAAAGTTACTATCCGGGTGGTTGACGGCAAGATAGTTTCGATAGATCAAAAAAAAATAAATACTCCCGATAAAATCACCGGTAAAAACTTGTTCGTATCACCTGGTTGGGTTGATATAGGTGCACAATCTGGAGAACCGGGCTATGAGCACAGAGAGACTTTAAACACCCTGTCAAAGGCAGCTGCCTTTGGTGGCTACACTACCTTAGCGATTTTTCCAAACACCAAACCTGCGCTTCACAGCAAATCAGAGATAGAATTTATTAAACAAAAATCGAGACCGCTGCAGACAGAAATAATCCCTATAGGGGCTATCAGCAAAAACTGCCAAGGGAAGGAACTGGCGGAGATGATCGATATGCATCAAACCGGGGCCATAGCTTACTCGGATGGCAAACACCCTGTCTACGACCCTGGTGTCATTATGAGAGCTATGATCTATGCCAAACACTTTGAAGGGCTTATCATCAATCATCCAAATGACGAAAATATCTCCGGCCCGGGACTGATGCATGAAGGAGCCGTCTCTCAAAGGCTTGGTCTTAAGGGTATTCCTTCCATGGCTGAGACGATCATGTTACAACGTGATCTACGCCTTGCTCAGTACAGCGATTGCAGGTACCTGGCACATCTTTTATCAGCTGACGAGTCAGTCTCGCTGATAAAACAAGCTAAAAAATCGAATGACAAAATATTTTCATCTGTATCTTATCTCAACCTGGTCCATACGGATGATGTATTAGAACAATTTGATTCTATTTATAAGCAATCGCCTCCGTTGAGGACTGAAAAAGACCGTAAAGAGCTGATCAAAGGGATTCAGGATGGCGTCTTAGATATCATTTGTTCTAACCACACTCCACTCGAAGTAGAAAAGAAAGACCTTGAGTTTGCTTACGCAGATGCAGGTACACTAGGTTTACAGATTTGCTTTGCAGCCCTTAATACCAAAAACATTATAAGTCCTGAAGCTTGGGCCTATAAAGCTGCCTTCAAAACAAGGCAGATTTTGAACCTGACTTTTCCAACCATGGTCAAAGGAAGTAATGCTGATCTTACCATATTTGATACTGAACATGAATGGGTTTATGATCAAAAAGATATTTTGTCCCCCACCATAAACAGCCCCTTTATGGGCAGTTCTTTTAAAGGTAAGGTACTGGCTACTATCTCAAAAAATAAAGCCTGGCTGGCTACAAACTAG